The sequence GATCAGGAGTTACAAATTGGCAGAGGAACAGATTCGGTTAGCCAATATTGACGAACAGGAAATTGCTGATTTGAATTATGCTTTATCAATAGCCCACAATAATCTGTGGGAAGATCTAGAGGCTATTGATTACGCAAAGCTAGCAATGGAAGTGTTTCAGCGGAATTATAATTTTATCCGCTGTGCACAATGTCATATCTTATTAGGGATATCATATCAAAGAATTAAAAAGCCGGAAAGAGCTCTAAAACACTACAATTTGGCAATGCATTTGGGAGAATTAAATAAAAGTCAGGATATCATTTATCTAACGCATTATAATTTGGGGTATTTCCATTCAGTAGTAGGAAATTCCGAAGAAGCCATCAAACATTATTTAATAGCTATAGAAGAAAAAAATTTAGAGTATAAAACTAAATTAGAAACGTTTACTCGGTTAATCCAAGAGCTTTATACAATTGGGGATTATGAAAAAGCAAAAGCATGTTTGCAACAGGCTAAGGAAATACTGGAATTAGCTAAATGTAAATATGATAAATTCTATAACAATTTTTATGACTACATTATTCAAGTATATACGTATTTGCTAAATGGCGATGTAAGAAAGTTTAGATCAATATTAGCAGATGACTTTATACCTTATTTAACACAACAGGAAGATTATGGAAATTTAGTATTTTATGCAGAACTGTTAGCTGTTCAACTAGAGAAAATGGGTAAGTATAAGGAGTCTGTTCAATATTATAAAGTAGCAAACAGGAGTTATAACAAATTAATCAAATTATAGAGGAGGGATAGAAGATGAGAAAATTAGTAGTATCAGTAACATGTGGTGCACTGCTTATTGGAGGGTTTTTATTTACCAATAAACAATATGAAGACACAGCATCCCTAACGCCTACTCCTACGGCTAAATCAACCATTCCAACCAGCAATTTGTGATAAAAAACCCTAGAAAAATTGAGTCCCTTACTTTTTTCTATATTTTCGATACTTGAGTATAAGGCGCTCTTGTAAATCCCAGAAAAAATAAAGCGTGAGCTTGAGCTCATGCTTTATTTTTTCTTATATAGTTAGATATAAATTCACTAACAAAAAAACGATGAATCCCGCTATTAACAATAAAAGTGAATTTATCTTGATATCTTTATTAAATAATTCAAGAATACTATTAATGAATAAAATCCTGCCAATAAAAAAACGACCAGTATAAGGCTATATTAATACTTGTTTTATTTGGATTTTTACTTGGTTTAAAGAACAATAAATCATTCGGTATGGGTTTAAAAACAAAAGTGCAAATACATAGATCATCAGAAGTTTTATTAACAGATATACTTTTTGATAGGTAGTAGGGGGCTTACCATTCGCCCCCTACATTAAAAATTGATATATGGTATATAATTCATCTGTACTATTTTAAAATTTGTTTAAAATCTTTGCCTTTTGCTACATATGTATCAATGGATAATTGGATGAGTTCAAGGTCTTTTGCAGATACGTCACGAACTATTTTTCCTGGCGAGCCAACAACAAGCGAACGAGATGGTATTTTTTTCCCTGGTGGTATAAGGGTGTTTGCACCAATAATGCATTCCTCACCAATCTCAACATTATCTAATATCGTTGATCCCATTCCGATGATCGACCGCTTCCCTACCTTACATCCATGGAGGATAACATTATGCCCAACGGTAACTTCGTCCTCCACAACTACAGGACAACCTTCAAATAAATGAATGGTAGAATTGTCTTGAATACTACATTTTTCTCCTATCATTATTGAATCTTCGTCACCCCTTAACACCGCATTAAACCAAATAGTAGATTTTTTTCCGATGGTTATATCTCCGATCAAGTATGCTCCTGGCGCGACAAAAACGCTTTCATGAATGGATGGCTTGTGATGGTTGTATGGAATAATCAACATATCACCTCTCGAAATAGTTTGTATTTTAAGTTAATTATAACATTTTATAGTTAATTTGAGGAGCGGAATATAAGTTGAAATAGTTCTATATTACGAAACACTTAACCATAATTAGCTTGTCAGGCGATTTTGTATCTAATGGAATAAAGGCATTATGTTAAAGGAAACAGTTCGTACGCGATCTTCTACATGGTTGTAACTACAATACAAAGTCACACAGAGATAGAATATAATCTGTGTGACTTGCTTGATCAATACTCACTAATAAAGAGATCCATGTTTTAGAAAAGATAACATTCTAATTGATTGATTTTCTCAGTCCATATATTTCCGGATTGATATCTTTAACTCTTGGAATGCGACGTAAATCAGATACGATAAACCAAACGAATGAAATAGAAAGCATGCCAAGACCGCCAATAGCGAATACAAGTTGCCCGCCTAAAACCGATCCTAGTGTTCCCCCAATCAAAAACCCAATAGGCATGGCTGCAGAGGATACACTTGAAATAACAGAAAAAACTCTTGCTAATAGTGAATCTGGAATAATGCGTTGACCGGTTGCTGCTAGAAGTACCTGTGTAGCGCCAAGCGGTATAAGGGAGATGCCGTATAAAATTACAGCTGGTATATCCCATGGCAGAAATGCGGAACTAACCCAAAATGCGGCACTAATCATATATGTTACGATCATTGTCATTCCAAGTGGAAAAGTTCCGGCAAGCGAGCTTAACAATG is a genomic window of Virgibacillus proomii containing:
- a CDS encoding gamma carbonic anhydrase family protein, translating into MLIIPYNHHKPSIHESVFVAPGAYLIGDITIGKKSTIWFNAVLRGDEDSIMIGEKCSIQDNSTIHLFEGCPVVVEDEVTVGHNVILHGCKVGKRSIIGMGSTILDNVEIGEECIIGANTLIPPGKKIPSRSLVVGSPGKIVRDVSAKDLELIQLSIDTYVAKGKDFKQILK
- a CDS encoding helix-turn-helix domain-containing protein, translating into MIEIGSFIKLERTKRNMTQGELSEGIVSLSYLSKIENKKTKASPEIIQLLCDRLGIEVMDGTDLQIEEKCNEWYDMLFDRYDKQVMIAKYEELQQLMNRSINNHTLMFEIHQIRYYCVLRDLGKALQKMNEIHNMADSFNYEESYYWHKFKGNYYTFKEEYDKAIRSYKLAEEQIRLANIDEQEIADLNYALSIAHNNLWEDLEAIDYAKLAMEVFQRNYNFIRCAQCHILLGISYQRIKKPERALKHYNLAMHLGELNKSQDIIYLTHYNLGYFHSVVGNSEEAIKHYLIAIEEKNLEYKTKLETFTRLIQELYTIGDYEKAKACLQQAKEILELAKCKYDKFYNNFYDYIIQVYTYLLNGDVRKFRSILADDFIPYLTQQEDYGNLVFYAELLAVQLEKMGKYKESVQYYKVANRSYNKLIKL